In Candidatus Hydrogenedentota bacterium, one genomic interval encodes:
- a CDS encoding type II toxin-antitoxin system HicA family toxin — protein MEDADHRETVRAFKQVRYGAGHRTGSHVILRQRQAPHRRTTVPNHRELARSALRPLVRRAGLTVEDSNELR, from the coding sequence ATAGAAGACGCAGATCATCGGGAAACTGTCCGAGCCTTCAAGCAAGTCCGCTATGGGGCCGGTCACCGGACGGGCAGTCATGTCATCCTTCGTCAGCGCCAAGCCCCACATCGCCGCACAACCGTTCCGAATCACAGAGAGCTGGCGAGAAGCGCGCTTCGACCTCTTGTTCGCAGGGCCGGGCTCACGGTTGAGGACTCTAACGAACTCCGCTGA
- the hflC gene encoding protease modulator HflC, which translates to MNNAPKIAAIVLLVLVTLIGLLSCTYIIDEREQAVVTRLNRPVRVIVGDMPDERFEALRKEIQETAQTMAEGAEVEVLRGAGLYFKMPFTDTVNRFPDTLLYYDAEPEDVILADKKKLIVDNFARWRIENPLLYWVSVRDEVRARGRLDDVIYSVVREELGRNDLIEVIRTTNQMVETAEETPDEDVAAQPVVPTSETKDDPAHQTIQHGREVIMQTVTQRSSEQARKQFGISIVDVRIKRAELLSDNLQAVFARMTAERSRISKAYRSDGGKQSEIIKSETDKRVQVLLAEARREAEILRGQGDAEALGIIAEAFGSNPELYRFIRTLEVMEESTPPGSEFIIGIDSSLYRAMKGPDER; encoded by the coding sequence ATGAATAACGCACCGAAGATCGCCGCAATTGTATTGCTGGTGCTGGTGACGCTGATCGGCCTGCTGTCTTGCACCTATATCATCGACGAACGCGAACAGGCGGTGGTCACGCGCCTGAACCGGCCCGTCCGCGTTATCGTGGGCGACATGCCGGACGAGCGTTTCGAGGCTCTGCGCAAGGAAATCCAGGAGACGGCGCAGACGATGGCCGAAGGCGCGGAAGTCGAAGTGCTCCGCGGCGCGGGCTTGTATTTCAAAATGCCGTTCACCGATACGGTCAACCGGTTTCCCGACACGCTCTTGTATTACGATGCCGAGCCGGAGGACGTGATTCTCGCCGACAAGAAGAAGCTGATCGTGGACAACTTCGCCCGCTGGCGCATCGAGAACCCGCTGCTGTATTGGGTCAGCGTGCGCGATGAAGTGCGCGCCCGCGGCCGCCTCGACGACGTGATCTATTCCGTCGTGCGCGAGGAACTGGGCCGCAACGACCTCATCGAGGTCATCCGCACCACCAACCAGATGGTGGAAACGGCAGAGGAAACGCCGGACGAAGATGTGGCCGCGCAGCCCGTCGTGCCCACTTCCGAGACCAAGGACGACCCCGCGCACCAGACCATCCAGCACGGCCGCGAGGTTATCATGCAGACCGTAACGCAACGGTCCAGCGAGCAGGCGCGCAAACAGTTCGGCATCAGCATCGTGGATGTGCGGATCAAACGCGCCGAATTGCTGTCTGACAACCTGCAGGCCGTATTTGCGCGCATGACCGCGGAACGGTCGCGAATCTCGAAGGCCTACCGCAGTGATGGCGGCAAACAGTCCGAGATTATCAAGAGCGAGACCGACAAGCGGGTCCAGGTGCTGCTCGCCGAGGCGCGCCGCGAAGCGGAAATCCTGCGCGGCCAAGGCGACGCGGAGGCGTTGGGCATCATCGCCGAGGCCTTCGGCTCGAATCCCGAACTCTACCGGTTTATCCGCACGCTCGAAGTGATGGAAGAGAGCACCCCGCCCGGCAGCGAATTCATCATCGGCATCGATTCGAGCCTCTACCGCGCCATGAAAGGGCCCGACGAGCGGTAA
- a CDS encoding DUF1080 domain-containing protein — MRNTIILLALAGILLYAAAPVPAQESGPIAVLKSDAPFEEKAEACRALVIKGGADAIPALAPLLRDERLSHMARLALETMPYPEAGAALRAALQETRGTLQAGIISSLGERRDEQAAPALIALLPATDIVVSQAAAEALGNIGTLEAAQALDAAIGQGGMPVGKLRIYCAALLECAEKMTAQGQREQAAAVYDRLRALDNPPPEVPAGALRGAILTRGMEEGLALLTEALRGDNEDLFAVALRIAREMEGGDAVTKGLADVLPSLPVERKARLIEALACRGGDAAGSALMNEAKEGPVEVRVAALRALARVGYAPALDLAEQLIWSEDAALATVAQDTLSYFPGEAGDARLTALLRSDKVEARKLAIDLIGRGGLHEPVDLLMSTAKSDADEGVRVAALQALRTHAGMDQVAALLEQVLAAAAQPEREAAESALQALCTRQKRAPTGDIVIQEAAYGDLPDGPSANVTEKIAQLVASGATSVVASNGLAGDTAPGVVKRLRVTYTLDGVATTKTAAEGETLVFATPAAPAALVDAFVSAFDVAQGEAKLAMLRLLGATGSPKAFEVVMNTARGEGALQDAALREICEWPVFDAFPTVMELAATSTDARVKLLARRGAVRLLREGPIGNGERLRHYALLMEQSESDDDRKLVLSGLSDVPLADAFDLALQQYGNEAVRAESVQAAIAIARKLGAAPREDASIVATEGLPGWTGHKDFWRFEDGALTGHSDAQIPRSEFIWFNGEVRDFYLAFDVRLEPNTANSGVQFRSQKIDEHGQALGYQADIGQDVWGRLYHEHGRGKLFWLDRAEKAVKPGEWNRYEILAVGPAIWTAINGTLGVACVDPSGERAGNIAVQLHAGPPQTVSYRFATLIHDPEIALAGLNAEQLVSELRAPGQE; from the coding sequence ATGCGGAACACCATAATCCTGCTGGCCCTCGCGGGCATTCTGCTGTATGCGGCGGCGCCGGTCCCGGCGCAGGAATCCGGCCCGATTGCCGTCTTGAAGTCCGATGCGCCCTTCGAGGAGAAGGCGGAAGCATGCCGCGCGCTCGTCATAAAGGGCGGCGCGGACGCCATCCCCGCGCTTGCTCCGTTGCTGCGCGACGAGAGACTCTCTCACATGGCGCGGCTCGCGCTGGAGACGATGCCGTATCCCGAGGCGGGCGCGGCGCTGCGCGCCGCGCTGCAGGAAACGAGGGGCACGCTTCAGGCGGGCATTATCAGTTCGCTGGGAGAACGCCGCGACGAGCAGGCGGCACCCGCGCTGATCGCGCTGCTGCCCGCGACGGACATCGTTGTGTCGCAGGCCGCCGCCGAGGCGCTGGGCAATATCGGCACGCTGGAGGCCGCGCAGGCCTTGGATGCTGCGATAGGCCAGGGCGGGATGCCCGTGGGCAAGCTGCGCATCTATTGCGCGGCTTTGCTCGAATGCGCCGAGAAGATGACCGCACAAGGCCAGCGCGAGCAGGCCGCGGCGGTCTATGACCGGCTGCGCGCGTTGGACAACCCGCCGCCGGAGGTGCCCGCCGGGGCCCTGCGCGGGGCTATTCTCACGCGCGGCATGGAGGAAGGGCTGGCGCTGTTGACGGAAGCCTTGCGCGGTGACAACGAAGACCTGTTTGCCGTCGCGTTGCGCATCGCGCGGGAGATGGAGGGCGGCGACGCGGTCACGAAGGGGCTTGCGGATGTGCTTCCGTCGCTGCCCGTCGAGCGCAAGGCGCGTTTGATCGAGGCGCTGGCCTGTCGCGGCGGCGACGCCGCGGGTTCTGCGCTGATGAATGAGGCGAAAGAGGGGCCCGTCGAGGTGCGCGTGGCGGCGCTGCGGGCGCTCGCGCGCGTGGGCTATGCGCCCGCGCTGGACTTGGCCGAACAACTGATCTGGTCTGAAGACGCGGCCTTGGCCACGGTCGCGCAGGACACACTGAGCTATTTCCCCGGCGAGGCGGGCGACGCGCGGCTCACTGCGCTGCTGCGGAGCGATAAGGTCGAGGCGCGCAAGCTGGCCATCGATCTGATCGGGCGCGGTGGTCTGCATGAACCCGTTGACCTGTTAATGAGCACCGCCAAATCCGATGCGGACGAAGGCGTGCGCGTGGCCGCATTGCAGGCGTTGCGCACCCACGCCGGCATGGACCAGGTGGCCGCCCTGCTGGAACAGGTGCTTGCCGCCGCGGCACAGCCGGAGCGCGAAGCGGCCGAAAGCGCCCTGCAGGCGTTATGCACACGGCAGAAGCGCGCGCCCACGGGCGACATTGTCATTCAGGAAGCAGCCTACGGCGACCTGCCCGACGGCCCCTCGGCCAATGTGACTGAGAAGATCGCGCAACTGGTGGCGTCCGGCGCGACGTCGGTCGTAGCCTCGAACGGCCTCGCGGGCGACACGGCCCCGGGCGTTGTGAAGCGGCTGCGCGTAACCTACACGCTGGACGGCGTGGCCACGACTAAAACCGCCGCGGAAGGCGAAACGCTCGTGTTCGCGACGCCGGCAGCGCCCGCTGCCCTGGTAGACGCCTTCGTTTCGGCGTTCGACGTGGCTCAGGGCGAGGCCAAACTCGCCATGCTGCGGCTGCTGGGCGCGACCGGCAGCCCGAAGGCGTTCGAGGTCGTCATGAATACCGCGCGGGGCGAAGGCGCGCTCCAGGACGCGGCCCTGCGCGAGATTTGCGAATGGCCGGTTTTCGACGCGTTCCCCACGGTCATGGAACTGGCCGCGACGTCCACGGACGCGCGCGTGAAACTTCTGGCGCGCCGCGGCGCGGTGCGCCTGCTGCGGGAAGGCCCGATCGGAAACGGCGAGCGGCTGCGGCATTACGCGCTGCTCATGGAACAGTCCGAATCCGACGACGACCGCAAACTCGTGCTCAGCGGACTGTCCGACGTGCCGCTGGCGGACGCGTTCGACCTCGCGCTGCAGCAGTATGGGAACGAAGCCGTGCGCGCGGAGAGCGTCCAGGCCGCCATCGCCATTGCGCGGAAACTGGGCGCTGCGCCGCGCGAGGACGCGAGCATCGTGGCCACGGAGGGGTTGCCCGGCTGGACGGGGCACAAGGATTTCTGGCGTTTCGAGGACGGCGCGCTCACAGGTCACAGCGACGCGCAGATACCGCGCAGTGAATTCATCTGGTTCAACGGCGAAGTCCGCGACTTTTACTTGGCCTTCGACGTCAGGCTGGAACCGAACACGGCCAATTCCGGCGTGCAGTTCCGCTCGCAGAAAATCGACGAACACGGACAGGCCCTCGGTTACCAGGCCGACATCGGACAGGATGTCTGGGGCCGGCTCTACCATGAACATGGCCGCGGCAAATTGTTCTGGCTCGACCGCGCGGAGAAGGCCGTCAAGCCGGGCGAGTGGAACCGCTACGAGATACTCGCCGTCGGCCCGGCTATCTGGACCGCCATCAACGGCACGCTCGGCGTTGCCTGCGTGGACCCCTCGGGTGAACGCGCCGGCAACATTGCGGTGCAGCTGCACGCGGGTCCCCCGCAGACTGTGAGTTACCGGTTCGCGACGCTGATCCATGATCCGGAGATTGCACTCGCGGGGCTGAACGCGGAGCAGCTCGTCTCGGAACTCCGGGCGCCGGGACAGGAGTAA
- a CDS encoding 50S ribosome-binding GTPase, whose product MPESLADILNELRRLASYDGPWERLRCETALLRARVDELAERQALWGDVLVIALVGGSGVGKSTLLNALAGDHLARTSEFRPCTPAPTVYHPPGVSPDVPGWTSISGSALEHLVIIDTPDSDTIVREHRQSVIEVLSRCDLIMLCGSPDKYLDEATWALLRPLQGERTLVCVETKAEATDGIREHWLARLAEQGFRAAQYFRVNALRTLERKLAGGPPGPGELDLPRLEAYLQEELSAERIARIKDANIAGLLSKTVARLDERVGEAAGVLDEAEARLRAADQAVSRGCREVIEQRLFTDPHLWHFAVGREVSLRARGIVGTLYRLLEALRTLPARVAGWLPRNVAGGRLTRRAANMLTSKESFEDELHVASRAVIDLYRRYQSEVVFAFTRAGFQLTGGHAGEEAFRKETDARVAAVLQGPAREGIAQRARLLTVLPAAMAADALPVAFMAYAGFKIVYAFFAPAPLAPGFMGHALAVLLILLGVELFAYSALVRLMSWSARNHAANLLRIALYGPQLAFAPERAVLNDAKAHVAAIRRLKTVVTRATETSPRQEYEKRAECIDRKWEGPADETHSG is encoded by the coding sequence GTGCCGGAAAGCCTTGCAGACATCCTGAACGAACTTCGGCGCCTCGCGTCGTATGACGGGCCGTGGGAGCGGCTGCGGTGCGAGACCGCTCTGCTGCGCGCGCGCGTCGATGAACTCGCGGAACGACAGGCGCTCTGGGGCGACGTGCTGGTGATTGCGCTCGTGGGCGGCTCAGGCGTGGGTAAATCAACGCTGCTGAACGCGCTTGCGGGCGACCACCTCGCACGCACCTCCGAATTCCGGCCCTGTACGCCCGCGCCGACGGTCTATCATCCGCCCGGGGTATCGCCCGATGTGCCGGGCTGGACCTCGATCTCGGGCTCGGCGCTCGAACACCTCGTAATCATCGACACGCCCGATTCCGACACTATTGTCCGCGAGCATCGGCAAAGCGTGATCGAGGTGCTCTCGCGCTGTGACCTGATTATGCTATGCGGAAGCCCGGACAAGTACCTGGACGAGGCGACGTGGGCGCTGTTGCGCCCGCTGCAGGGCGAGCGCACGCTCGTATGCGTGGAGACCAAGGCCGAGGCGACGGACGGCATTCGGGAGCACTGGCTGGCGCGGCTTGCCGAGCAGGGTTTCCGGGCCGCGCAATATTTCCGGGTGAACGCGCTGCGCACGCTCGAGCGCAAGCTTGCGGGCGGCCCGCCCGGCCCAGGCGAACTCGACCTGCCGCGACTGGAAGCGTACCTCCAGGAGGAACTCAGCGCGGAACGCATCGCTCGCATCAAGGACGCGAATATTGCCGGGCTGCTGAGCAAGACGGTCGCGCGGCTCGACGAGCGGGTGGGCGAAGCGGCCGGGGTGCTGGACGAAGCCGAAGCACGCCTGCGCGCAGCGGACCAGGCGGTTTCGCGCGGATGCCGCGAGGTCATCGAGCAGCGGCTTTTCACGGACCCGCACCTGTGGCATTTCGCCGTCGGACGCGAGGTGTCGCTGCGCGCGCGGGGCATCGTGGGCACGCTGTACCGGCTGCTGGAAGCGCTGCGGACGCTGCCCGCGCGGGTGGCTGGCTGGCTGCCGCGCAACGTGGCCGGGGGCCGTCTAACGCGCCGCGCCGCCAACATGCTGACGAGCAAGGAGAGTTTCGAGGACGAGTTGCACGTGGCGTCGCGCGCGGTGATCGACCTGTACCGGCGTTACCAGAGCGAGGTGGTCTTCGCGTTCACGCGGGCGGGATTCCAACTGACCGGAGGGCACGCGGGCGAGGAAGCATTCCGCAAGGAGACGGATGCGCGTGTCGCCGCGGTGCTCCAGGGGCCCGCCCGGGAAGGAATCGCGCAGCGCGCGCGTCTGCTTACGGTGCTGCCCGCGGCCATGGCCGCCGACGCGCTGCCGGTCGCGTTCATGGCCTATGCCGGCTTCAAGATCGTCTACGCTTTCTTCGCGCCGGCGCCATTGGCGCCTGGTTTTATGGGCCACGCGCTGGCGGTGCTCCTGATCCTGCTGGGCGTCGAATTGTTCGCGTACTCGGCGCTGGTGCGGCTGATGTCGTGGTCCGCGCGCAACCACGCCGCGAACCTGCTGCGCATTGCGCTCTACGGGCCGCAGCTTGCTTTTGCCCCCGAACGCGCCGTGCTCAACGACGCCAAGGCGCACGTGGCCGCCATCCGCCGGCTGAAGACGGTGGTGACTCGGGCGACGGAAACTTCCCCGCGTCAAGAATACGAGAAGCGCGCCGAGTGTATTGATCGGAAATGGGAGGGTCCTGCCGATGAAACGCATTCCGGATAA
- a CDS encoding SUMF1/EgtB/PvdO family nonheme iron enzyme, producing MERYTRRTLLKAGAIAAGAALQRAGWTAATVAPSLQTALRAADEEDMVAIPAGPFLMGTSEENAARLARDHGYHPSWLRGETPERRVALPAYAIDRYPVTNAQFARFCEATGHEVPTHWSGPKPAERLWNHPVVTVNRADALAYAAWAGKRLPTEAEWEKAARGPGGLAYPWGNAFEPEACCWNRTFADGTAPVDAHPKGASPYGVMDLAGNVAEWCADGPVSGAAFARGGCFLTRSPLHLRAASRFLSGFDRKRSSYFGFRCVKESA from the coding sequence ATGGAACGTTATACGCGGCGAACGCTGCTGAAAGCGGGCGCGATTGCGGCGGGGGCCGCCCTGCAACGTGCGGGGTGGACTGCGGCGACTGTTGCGCCGTCATTGCAGACTGCCCTGCGCGCCGCGGATGAGGAGGATATGGTCGCCATCCCCGCGGGGCCGTTTCTGATGGGCACTTCGGAAGAAAACGCGGCGCGCCTCGCGCGTGACCACGGGTATCATCCGAGCTGGCTGCGGGGGGAAACACCGGAGAGACGCGTGGCCTTGCCCGCGTACGCGATAGACCGCTATCCCGTTACCAATGCGCAATTTGCCCGTTTCTGTGAGGCGACGGGGCACGAGGTTCCTACCCACTGGAGTGGTCCCAAGCCGGCGGAACGGCTGTGGAACCACCCCGTGGTCACGGTGAACCGCGCGGACGCACTGGCCTACGCGGCGTGGGCCGGAAAACGGCTTCCAACGGAAGCGGAATGGGAGAAGGCCGCTCGCGGCCCCGGCGGACTCGCGTATCCGTGGGGCAACGCATTCGAACCCGAAGCGTGTTGCTGGAACCGGACGTTCGCGGACGGCACGGCGCCGGTGGACGCGCACCCGAAAGGGGCGAGCCCCTACGGCGTGATGGACCTTGCAGGGAATGTGGCGGAATGGTGCGCCGATGGCCCCGTCTCAGGCGCCGCATTCGCCAGGGGCGGCTGTTTTTTGACGCGGTCGCCGCTGCATCTGCGCGCGGCATCCCGGTTCCTGAGCGGGTTCGACAGGAAACGCTCTTCGTATTTCGGGTTCCGTTGCGTGAAGGAGAGCGCCTGA
- a CDS encoding 50S ribosome-binding GTPase, which yields MQEELGEGLCAFEAALERLRAALSPQPEVLDFLFADTGEWRALLTYKLVPHLAGAGCLVVAVAGGTNTGKSTVFNLLLGETASPVRATAAATCRPLLAASPMRCAQCMEAKLVPEFTPVRLASPEDVLHYEGPENALYIYETGKLPDVLALLDTPDIDSIMTRNWQVAEHLRAAGDVVVAVLTPEKYKDERVITFFRAAHAAGRLVVPVMNKANPAEDFAAARRQLDDFCGAAGLGQAPGFVVPYDPSLARNPSRPVLRLDGRGALGDYLADIDVVELKRRVYRDSVARFVQEAGGFLEKGEWFGAVLRRMHAEVSARAQQFAREYDPAPGPEVGGLFHQFVQSKRGAVGRAIGQTSSTIARGAIAFGRVVRRAVVQRATFESGDTPETESALRQRHRAAIERITRDLATSLLEMSRRTGGPAAQVLRRELELLDLTAIGARVAEETLTAESISEAFRQHARKMLDTWWEQHREKRHVLLALDLLLALTPAAIAVPISLYTGGIGVPEAMIVAGPLMEQFVARVIEYQFGDALFDFLSPWREEQRAALAAALARHLIEPAQRGIAAALAPLESEALATLGEQLDLCRKALQTS from the coding sequence ATGCAGGAAGAGCTGGGAGAGGGCCTGTGCGCATTCGAGGCCGCGTTGGAGCGGCTGCGCGCCGCGTTGTCGCCGCAGCCGGAAGTCCTGGATTTTCTTTTCGCGGATACCGGCGAGTGGCGCGCGCTGCTCACCTACAAGCTTGTGCCGCATCTGGCGGGGGCAGGCTGCCTCGTCGTGGCGGTGGCGGGCGGCACGAACACCGGCAAATCGACGGTGTTCAACTTGCTGCTGGGCGAGACGGCGAGCCCGGTGCGCGCGACGGCCGCCGCGACGTGCCGCCCGCTGCTGGCGGCAAGCCCCATGCGCTGTGCGCAATGCATGGAGGCCAAGCTGGTGCCCGAGTTCACGCCGGTGCGCTTGGCTTCGCCGGAGGATGTGCTGCATTACGAGGGGCCGGAGAATGCGCTCTACATCTATGAAACCGGCAAGTTGCCGGATGTCCTCGCCTTGCTCGATACGCCGGATATCGACTCGATCATGACGCGGAACTGGCAAGTGGCCGAGCACCTGCGCGCGGCAGGCGATGTGGTCGTTGCCGTGCTGACGCCGGAAAAATACAAAGATGAGCGCGTCATTACGTTCTTTCGCGCGGCCCACGCGGCGGGGCGGCTCGTAGTGCCCGTGATGAACAAGGCAAATCCAGCGGAGGACTTTGCCGCGGCGCGCAGGCAACTGGACGACTTTTGCGGCGCCGCGGGTCTTGGGCAGGCGCCCGGCTTCGTCGTCCCCTACGATCCCTCCCTTGCGCGGAATCCGTCGCGGCCTGTCCTGAGGCTGGACGGCCGCGGCGCCTTGGGCGATTATCTCGCGGATATCGACGTGGTCGAACTGAAGCGCCGCGTCTACCGCGACAGTGTCGCCCGGTTCGTCCAGGAAGCCGGCGGATTCCTCGAAAAAGGGGAGTGGTTCGGGGCGGTCCTGCGACGCATGCACGCGGAAGTATCGGCGCGGGCGCAGCAGTTCGCCCGAGAATACGACCCGGCCCCCGGGCCGGAGGTCGGCGGGCTGTTTCATCAATTCGTGCAGTCGAAGCGAGGGGCTGTAGGGCGCGCCATCGGGCAGACCAGCAGCACCATCGCGCGCGGGGCTATTGCGTTTGGGCGCGTCGTGCGCCGCGCGGTGGTCCAGCGCGCCACGTTCGAATCGGGCGACACGCCCGAAACGGAGTCCGCGCTGCGGCAGCGGCATCGCGCCGCCATCGAGCGGATAACCCGCGACCTGGCAACCAGCCTGCTCGAAATGAGCCGGCGAACCGGCGGGCCGGCGGCGCAAGTGCTGCGCCGCGAACTCGAATTGCTGGACCTGACCGCGATAGGCGCGCGTGTCGCTGAGGAAACGCTGACGGCCGAGAGCATCTCGGAGGCGTTCCGGCAGCACGCGCGCAAGATGCTCGACACCTGGTGGGAACAGCACCGCGAGAAGCGGCACGTGTTGCTCGCGCTCGATTTGCTGCTTGCGCTGACGCCCGCGGCGATTGCCGTGCCTATTTCTCTGTACACAGGCGGCATCGGCGTGCCGGAGGCGATGATCGTGGCGGGGCCGCTGATGGAGCAGTTTGTCGCGCGCGTGATCGAGTATCAGTTTGGCGACGCACTGTTCGATTTCCTGTCCCCCTGGCGCGAGGAGCAACGTGCGGCGCTTGCCGCGGCGCTCGCGCGGCATCTCATCGAGCCGGCGCAGCGCGGTATTGCCGCGGCGCTGGCCCCGCTCGAGAGCGAAGCGCTGGCTACCCTGGGAGAACAACTCGACCTGTGCCGGAAAGCCTTGCAGACATCCTGA
- a CDS encoding Gfo/Idh/MocA family oxidoreductase: MKNKISRRTFLCSAGAAVAAPNIVTAAVLGRNGATPPSERITAAGIGIHGRGFHDLRWMIGNDDVQVLAICDIWKQQREAVKAFVDETYGNKDCVMYRDIREFLVERPDIDAVLIATGDHWHAQASIRAMRAGKDVFTEKPSTMTIAEGQAVVEAARRFGRVYQTDTQRLSEANHVFAIEMARTGRLGKVHTAYAHIAPWDAAKMPHAWMPAQEQPPVDEIDWDIWLGPCPWRPFNIEYVKGGWRGDYDFHTSCIGEWGAHTFAQAQAGLGLGDTCPVKYAYVNNDSGDGMVCTFATGQRLVLSRGDQYWYGSCGERFDGERGWAAAADGYAAPDVSSPELLAEYDEVVGEYTARTGRALDHMRNFLDCVKSREETVANPTVMHRSMSTVHAANICMWLERDLEFDPVAERFVNDEEANRLLARAQREPWTI; this comes from the coding sequence ATGAAGAACAAGATATCCCGCAGGACTTTTTTGTGCTCGGCCGGGGCGGCCGTTGCGGCGCCGAACATCGTGACGGCGGCGGTGCTGGGCAGAAACGGGGCCACGCCGCCCTCCGAGAGGATCACGGCGGCCGGCATTGGCATACATGGCCGCGGCTTCCACGACCTGCGCTGGATGATCGGGAACGACGACGTGCAGGTGCTTGCCATCTGTGACATCTGGAAGCAGCAGCGCGAGGCGGTGAAAGCGTTTGTCGACGAGACGTATGGCAACAAAGACTGCGTCATGTACCGCGATATCCGCGAGTTCCTCGTCGAACGGCCCGATATCGATGCGGTGCTGATCGCCACGGGCGACCACTGGCATGCGCAGGCGTCCATCCGCGCGATGCGGGCGGGCAAAGACGTGTTTACGGAAAAGCCGTCCACGATGACGATTGCGGAAGGGCAGGCGGTGGTCGAGGCGGCGCGGCGGTTCGGGCGCGTCTACCAGACGGACACGCAGCGGCTGAGCGAGGCGAACCACGTGTTCGCGATTGAAATGGCGCGCACGGGCCGGCTGGGCAAGGTGCACACGGCCTACGCGCACATCGCGCCGTGGGACGCGGCGAAGATGCCCCACGCCTGGATGCCTGCGCAGGAGCAGCCGCCCGTCGATGAGATCGACTGGGACATCTGGCTGGGGCCGTGCCCGTGGCGTCCGTTCAATATCGAGTATGTGAAGGGCGGCTGGCGCGGCGACTACGATTTCCACACGAGCTGCATCGGCGAGTGGGGCGCGCATACCTTTGCGCAGGCGCAGGCAGGCCTCGGCCTCGGCGATACTTGCCCCGTCAAATACGCATACGTGAACAACGATTCGGGCGACGGCATGGTCTGCACCTTCGCCACGGGCCAGAGACTGGTTCTTTCCCGGGGCGACCAGTACTGGTACGGTTCGTGCGGCGAACGTTTCGACGGCGAGCGCGGCTGGGCCGCGGCGGCGGACGGTTACGCCGCGCCGGACGTGTCTTCGCCGGAATTGCTCGCCGAGTACGACGAGGTGGTCGGTGAATACACGGCACGCACGGGGCGCGCGCTTGACCACATGCGCAACTTCCTCGACTGCGTGAAATCACGTGAGGAGACCGTCGCCAATCCGACGGTGATGCACCGGTCGATGAGCACCGTGCACGCCGCGAACATCTGCATGTGGCTCGAGCGCGACCTCGAATTCGACCCGGTTGCCGAGAGATTCGTGAACGATGAGGAAGCGAACCGCCTGCTTGCACGGGCACAGCGCGAACCGTGGACCATCTGA
- the hflK gene encoding FtsH protease activity modulator HflK, with protein MKRIPDKSGEFHIPRVPTGVWIGGAALALFLIVASSLFYTVAPDEQGIILTFGRYSGTASPGFHFKWPWPIQTVECPQVAEVKRVEIGFRSATSGENLNYQTFLNSPELRQEAQMLTGDENVVDCSMAVQYRIKDPPAYLFNFREGEAEMALRAVAESAVRQAVGDHRIDDVLTTGKVEVQTEVQAKMQELADMYGLGVTVLAVQLQDVQPPNEVAPAFRDVATAREERERMINEAEAYEREQIPRAEGEVARIKQEAEAYRQTHVAEAKGQVARFLAISRQYEASPEVTRLRLYLDAMSALFAKTRLTVIDENTGLENLRLLQGGATPGPRQTKTPAAPSAAGDSQ; from the coding sequence ATGAAACGCATTCCGGATAAGTCCGGTGAATTTCATATCCCGCGCGTGCCAACCGGGGTATGGATTGGGGGCGCCGCGCTGGCGCTGTTCCTGATTGTAGCCAGCAGCCTGTTCTATACCGTGGCGCCGGACGAACAGGGCATCATCCTGACCTTCGGCCGCTACTCGGGCACGGCCTCGCCCGGTTTTCATTTCAAGTGGCCGTGGCCGATCCAGACCGTGGAATGCCCGCAGGTGGCCGAGGTCAAACGTGTCGAGATCGGATTCCGTTCGGCAACCAGCGGCGAGAACCTCAATTACCAGACCTTCCTGAATTCGCCAGAACTGCGGCAGGAAGCCCAGATGCTGACCGGCGACGAGAATGTCGTGGATTGCTCGATGGCGGTGCAGTACCGCATCAAGGATCCGCCCGCATATCTGTTCAATTTCCGCGAGGGCGAGGCCGAGATGGCGTTGCGCGCGGTGGCCGAGTCGGCCGTGCGTCAGGCCGTGGGCGACCACCGCATCGACGACGTGCTCACAACCGGCAAGGTGGAGGTGCAGACTGAGGTCCAGGCCAAGATGCAGGAACTCGCCGACATGTACGGGCTGGGCGTGACGGTCCTGGCCGTGCAACTGCAGGACGTGCAGCCGCCCAACGAAGTGGCCCCCGCATTCCGTGACGTAGCCACGGCGCGCGAAGAACGGGAGCGGATGATTAACGAAGCCGAGGCGTACGAGCGCGAGCAGATCCCCCGGGCGGAGGGGGAGGTCGCGCGCATCAAGCAGGAGGCCGAGGCGTACCGCCAGACGCACGTAGCGGAAGCCAAGGGCCAGGTCGCCCGTTTTCTGGCCATTTCGCGGCAATACGAAGCCTCGCCTGAAGTGACGCGCCTGCGCCTCTACCTGGATGCCATGAGCGCGTTGTTCGCGAAAACGCGCCTGACCGTCATCGACGAAAATACAGGCCTGGAAAACCTTCGGCTCTTGCAGGGCGGCGCGACTCCGGGACCTCGGCAGACGAAGACCCCCGCGGCACCTTCGGCCGCAGGAGACTCACAATGA